TGACGAAATCGCACCTTGGTCGTCCCAACGAAAGTCTCCCCGGTCCCTGTTCCACTTACTAACTTTACCCCGGTAAGCACACGATGCTCCTTTCCAGCGAGTGCCGTTAACATCTGGAAAGCCTCCGTGATGTCTTTCGGTTTTCCCAACACTTCGTCACCTAGAGCCACAACAGTATCAGCACCCACAACGACCCGCCCGGGAAAACGGTTCGAGACCTCCGTTGCTTTTAAATTGGCGTTCTCCCGCACAATTGATTCTGGATCGCCAAATCGATCCTCCACCTCCGCAACCCGCGCTGGCTCGACCTCAAATGGAATTCCGGCCTCGAGCAATAGATCACTTCTCCGAGGTGAAGCTGAGGCAAGTATTAGACGGAAGTCCAGTGGCCAACTAGTCACAAACGAAATGGATAGTTCCCCCCTCGGCTCAAAGCAACTCTCAGTCGAGGC
This region of Verrucomicrobiota bacterium genomic DNA includes:
- a CDS encoding Maf family protein; the encoded protein is MTSWPLDFRLILASASPRRSDLLLEAGIPFEVEPARVAEVEDRFGDPESIVRENANLKATEVSNRFPGRVVVGADTVVALGDEVLGKPKDITEAFQMLTALAGKEHRVLTGVKLVSGTGTGETFVGTTKVRFRQLSDSEIRAYLKVVPVLDKAGSYALQDRGERIVESIEGSRSNVIGLPVEELVERLTRGGWSEEQGGAMPG